Proteins encoded together in one Impatiens glandulifera chromosome 1, dImpGla2.1, whole genome shotgun sequence window:
- the LOC124940503 gene encoding uncharacterized protein LOC124940503 has translation MDLDLALRIDQPSPLMDVSTADQRQMFEKWERSNRLSLMIIKKNIPEIFRGTISDDITKTEEFLIEIEKHFTKSDKAKMSTFLKSLITMMYLGKGNIREYILNMSNVASKLRALKLDLS, from the coding sequence ATGGATCTGGACTTAGCATTAAGGATAGACCAACCCTCTCCTCTTATGGATGTAAGCACTGCTGATCAAAGGCAGATGTTTGAGAAGTGGGAAAGGTCTAATCGTTTAAGTCTGATGATCATAAAGAAAAACATTCCAGAAATATTTCGGGGTACGATATCTGATGATATCACTAAGACTGAAGAATTTCTCATCGAGATAGAAAAACACTTTACTAAAAGCGATAAGGCGAAAATGAGTACTTTTCTTAAGTCACTCATTACCATGATGTATCTCGGGAAGGGGAACATAAGGGAGTACATCCTTAATATGTCCAATGTCGCTTCAAAACTGAGAGCACTCAAGTTAGACCTTTCATAG